Proteins encoded together in one Fusobacterium perfoetens ATCC 29250 window:
- a CDS encoding RelA/SpoT family protein: protein MDYLKELLEEIEKQKLDVDIEKIKLAFSLAEEAHIGQFRQSGENYILHPVQVAKIIIRMRMDTDSIIAGILHDIVEDTLITLADIEYSFGKSVANLVDGVTKLKKLPNGTKQQDESIRKMILAMSKDIRVIIIKLADRLHNMKTLNFVPEEKQLRVSKETLAIYAPLAHRLGMAKIKSELEDLCFLYIYPDKYVKVRDFVNSKKEERDEYIKGVENTIKELLDKSGIEGNIKGRFKHFYSIYKKVYEKNRSYEDLYDLMGIRIIVKDVTTCYHTLGVIHEKFSPVPGRFKDYIAVPKSNNYQSIHTTIVGPEGKFVEIQIRTEEMDRIAEEGVAAHWSYKEKVKVGKKDKVYSWLRDIIELNKEADSAEDFVTSITGDIIEETIFTFSPRGDILELKTGSTPIDFAFAIHSEVGCKCIGAKVNGDIVPLDYKLKSGDRVEIITSKNAKGPGNDWLDIVVTQGAKSKIRKWLKDKKWEENIKLGKDVLEKEGAKLPVPMTLKEIEESPVTKKHMEKHNIATLDDFYFIMGEKRSKAEIFVDKLKDYIENIKEKEILTKNVVPTQIKNSRKKNDYGIIIEGIENTLIRFAKCCTPLPGDEIGGYITKLTGIAIHRKDCKNFQNMIELEPERQINVKWDTDVIDKKMNKYQFKFSIIAEDNKSLVMEVVNLIGNHKIVLTDINSMNISKNSKKYLKIKVAVEISNKKDYSMLIENIKKIKYVIEVER, encoded by the coding sequence ATGGATTATTTGAAGGAACTTCTAGAAGAAATAGAAAAACAAAAACTTGATGTAGACATAGAAAAAATAAAACTTGCTTTTTCATTGGCTGAAGAAGCTCATATTGGGCAATTTAGACAGTCTGGAGAAAATTATATATTACACCCTGTACAAGTTGCCAAAATAATTATTAGAATGAGAATGGATACAGATTCAATTATAGCTGGAATTTTACATGATATAGTTGAAGATACTCTTATTACTTTAGCTGATATAGAATATAGTTTTGGAAAAAGTGTGGCCAATTTAGTAGATGGTGTTACTAAATTAAAAAAATTACCTAATGGAACAAAACAACAAGATGAAAGTATCAGAAAAATGATTCTAGCTATGTCTAAAGACATAAGAGTTATTATTATAAAATTAGCTGATAGATTACATAATATGAAAACTTTAAATTTTGTGCCAGAGGAAAAACAACTTAGAGTATCTAAGGAAACTTTAGCTATATATGCTCCATTAGCTCATAGATTAGGAATGGCTAAAATAAAATCTGAATTGGAAGATTTATGTTTCTTATATATCTATCCTGATAAATATGTAAAAGTAAGAGATTTTGTTAACTCTAAAAAAGAAGAGAGAGATGAATATATAAAAGGTGTAGAAAATACAATAAAAGAACTATTAGATAAATCGGGGATAGAAGGAAATATAAAAGGAAGATTTAAACATTTTTATAGTATTTATAAGAAAGTTTATGAAAAAAATAGAAGTTACGAAGATTTATATGATTTGATGGGGATAAGAATTATTGTTAAAGATGTAACCACTTGTTATCATACTTTAGGAGTAATTCATGAAAAATTTAGTCCTGTTCCTGGAAGATTTAAAGATTATATAGCAGTTCCAAAATCTAATAACTATCAATCCATTCATACAACAATAGTTGGGCCAGAAGGAAAATTCGTTGAAATACAAATAAGAACAGAAGAAATGGATAGGATAGCAGAAGAGGGAGTTGCTGCTCACTGGAGTTATAAAGAAAAAGTAAAAGTTGGAAAAAAAGACAAAGTTTATTCATGGCTTAGGGATATAATCGAATTAAACAAAGAAGCTGATAGTGCTGAAGATTTTGTTACTTCTATAACAGGGGATATTATAGAGGAAACTATATTTACATTTTCTCCAAGAGGGGATATTTTAGAATTAAAAACAGGTTCTACTCCAATAGATTTTGCTTTTGCTATTCACTCTGAAGTTGGATGTAAATGTATAGGTGCTAAGGTAAATGGTGATATAGTACCACTTGATTATAAATTAAAAAGTGGTGATAGAGTAGAAATAATCACATCTAAAAATGCTAAAGGTCCTGGAAATGACTGGCTTGATATAGTTGTTACACAAGGAGCTAAAAGTAAGATTAGAAAATGGTTAAAAGATAAAAAATGGGAAGAAAATATAAAATTAGGTAAGGATGTTTTAGAAAAAGAAGGGGCTAAATTACCTGTTCCTATGACTTTAAAAGAGATAGAGGAATCTCCTGTAACTAAAAAACATATGGAAAAACATAATATAGCAACATTAGATGATTTTTATTTTATTATGGGAGAAAAAAGAAGTAAGGCAGAAATTTTTGTTGATAAGTTAAAAGATTATATAGAAAATATAAAAGAGAAAGAAATATTAACAAAAAATGTAGTTCCTACTCAAATTAAAAATTCTAGAAAGAAAAATGATTATGGAATTATAATAGAGGGAATAGAAAATACTCTTATAAGATTTGCAAAATGTTGTACTCCTTTACCAGGTGATGAAATAGGAGGATATATAACAAAACTTACAGGAATAGCTATTCATAGGAAAGATTGTAAAAATTTCCAAAATATGATAGAACTTGAGCCAGAAAGACAAATAAATGTTAAATGGGATACAGATGTCATTGATAAGAAAATGAATAAATATCAATTTAAATTTTCAATAATAGCTGAAGATAATAAAAGTCTTGTAATGGAAGTTGTAAATTTAATAGGAAATCATAAAATAGTTCTTACAGATATAAACTCTATGAATATTTCTAAAAATAGTAAAAAATATTTAAAAATAAAAGTTGCTGTAGAAATTTCTAATAAAAAAGATTACAGTATGCTTATTGAAAATATTAAGAAAATTAAATATGTAATAGAGGTTGAAAGATAG
- the tgt gene encoding tRNA guanosine(34) transglycosylase Tgt, which produces MKKLPVTYELIKKNGNARAGIITTPHGKIETPVFMPVGTQGSVKGMTKEELLELGTQIILGNTYHLHLRPSDELIKKFGGLHEFSNWDRPILTDSGGFQVFSLGHLRKITEEGVGFSSHIDGSKRFLSPEKSIEIQNNLGSDIVMLFDECPPGASSREYLIPSIERTTRWAKRCVEAHKKPDEQGLFAIVQGGIYEDLREKSLKELKELDEFISGYALGGLAVGEAKEDMYRILKNVTPILPDEKPRYLMGVGEPLDMLEAVEHGIDMMDCVHPTRIARHGTVFTKYGRLVVKNSIYAEDDRPLDEDCDCYVCRNYKRGYIRHLLKAGEILGQRLTTYHNLYFLVNLMKKARQAILEDRYLEFKEEFIKNYTMGNKSSWIQEKK; this is translated from the coding sequence ATGAAAAAATTACCAGTAACTTATGAATTGATAAAAAAGAATGGAAATGCGAGAGCAGGAATAATAACAACTCCACATGGAAAAATTGAAACTCCTGTTTTTATGCCAGTTGGAACTCAAGGAAGTGTTAAGGGAATGACCAAAGAAGAGTTACTAGAATTAGGAACTCAAATAATTCTAGGGAATACTTATCATCTTCATTTAAGACCCTCTGATGAATTAATAAAAAAATTTGGAGGACTTCATGAGTTTAGTAATTGGGATAGACCAATATTAACAGATAGTGGAGGATTTCAAGTATTTAGTTTAGGACATTTGAGAAAAATAACAGAAGAGGGAGTTGGTTTTTCTTCTCATATAGATGGTTCAAAAAGATTTTTATCTCCTGAAAAATCTATAGAGATACAAAATAATTTAGGTTCAGATATAGTTATGTTATTTGATGAATGTCCTCCAGGAGCTTCTTCAAGAGAATATTTAATACCATCAATAGAACGTACAACTAGATGGGCTAAAAGATGTGTTGAAGCTCATAAAAAACCTGATGAGCAAGGGTTATTTGCCATTGTTCAAGGTGGAATATATGAAGATTTAAGAGAAAAAAGTTTAAAAGAATTAAAAGAGTTAGATGAATTTATATCAGGATATGCTTTAGGTGGATTAGCTGTTGGAGAAGCTAAAGAGGATATGTATAGAATTTTAAAAAATGTAACTCCAATTTTACCAGATGAGAAACCTAGATATTTAATGGGAGTAGGAGAGCCTCTTGATATGTTAGAAGCTGTTGAACATGGAATAGATATGATGGATTGTGTTCACCCTACTAGAATAGCAAGACATGGAACTGTATTTACAAAATATGGTAGACTTGTTGTAAAAAATTCAATTTATGCTGAAGATGATAGACCTTTAGATGAAGATTGTGATTGTTATGTTTGTAGAAATTATAAAAGAGGATATATAAGACATCTTTTAAAAGCAGGAGAAATTTTAGGGCAAAGATTAACTACATATCATAATTTATATTTTTTAGTGAATCTTATGAAAAAAGCAAGACAAGCAATACTAGAGGATAGATATTTAGAATTTAAAGAAGAATTTATAAAAAATTATACAATGGGAAATAAATCTTCTTGGATTCAAGAAAAAAAATAA
- a CDS encoding YibE/F family protein: MKKIFLILFFIFSLISFGKEEYFRGKVLERVGSKMENSLTTNIEVDGEEIKDVELFKVRIKNKEYIIESPIYVEEAYNINISKGDCVVVYKNDSDGKLYISDIDKRFSYFWMIGIFCGLALLLARKKGLKSLMALGATVYMIFYYFIPSIVKGESPIIISVIIALLSSCITIFLVAGFTHKGVVAIIGSIGGTIFSGILSYIFVNKMSFSGYPTLDAITYVDILKNIKVKELISSGIILGSMGAIMDVSMSISSAITELRENSINLGSKELFKSGINIGKDMVGTMINTLILAYIGSSLFDMIIIYKNLENLPLTRLLNYEFIAVEILKSFTGSIGILISIPITAYLGAHLHKRYRDVKTLKEKFFLKK; the protein is encoded by the coding sequence ATGAAAAAAATATTTTTAATATTATTTTTTATTTTTTCTTTAATTTCTTTTGGAAAAGAAGAGTATTTTAGAGGTAAAGTTTTAGAAAGAGTAGGGAGTAAAATGGAAAATTCCTTAACAACTAATATAGAAGTAGATGGAGAAGAAATAAAAGATGTTGAATTATTTAAAGTGAGAATAAAGAATAAAGAGTATATAATTGAATCTCCTATTTATGTTGAAGAGGCTTACAATATAAATATTTCAAAAGGGGATTGTGTTGTTGTTTATAAAAATGATAGTGATGGAAAATTATATATTTCAGATATAGATAAAAGATTTAGTTACTTTTGGATGATTGGAATATTTTGTGGATTGGCGTTATTACTAGCTCGTAAAAAAGGTTTAAAATCTTTAATGGCTTTAGGAGCAACAGTTTATATGATATTTTATTATTTCATTCCATCAATAGTTAAAGGAGAATCTCCAATAATTATTTCAGTTATTATTGCACTATTATCTTCTTGTATAACCATTTTTTTAGTTGCTGGTTTTACTCATAAAGGAGTTGTTGCAATAATAGGAAGTATAGGGGGAACTATTTTTTCTGGAATTTTATCTTATATTTTTGTTAATAAAATGAGTTTTAGTGGATATCCTACATTAGATGCTATTACATATGTAGATATTTTAAAAAATATTAAAGTTAAAGAATTAATATCTTCGGGAATAATATTAGGAAGTATGGGAGCTATAATGGATGTTTCTATGTCTATTTCATCAGCTATAACAGAATTGAGAGAAAATAGTATAAATTTAGGTTCTAAAGAGTTATTTAAATCTGGAATTAATATAGGAAAAGATATGGTAGGAACAATGATAAATACTTTAATATTAGCATATATAGGAAGTTCATTGTTTGATATGATTATTATATATAAAAATCTTGAAAATTTACCGCTTACTAGATTATTAAATTATGAATTTATAGCAGTAGAAATTTTAAAATCTTTTACAGGAAGTATTGGAATACTTATTTCAATTCCCATAACAGCTTATTTAGGAGCTCATTTACATAAAAGATATAGAGATGTAAAAACTTTAAAAGAAAAATTTTTCCTAAAGAAATAA
- a CDS encoding aminotransferase class I/II-fold pyridoxal phosphate-dependent enzyme: MAKLDQNLTPLFTVLKDVYAKRNITPFHVPGHKQGKGMDEEFLNFIGENPLKIDVTIFKMVDGLHHPKSCIKEAQELAADAYGVKKSFFAVNGTSGAIQAMILSVVKAGEKILIPRNVHKSVSAGIILAGAIPVYMNPVIDNDLGIAHGVRPSTVEKMLELHPDAKAVLIINPTYYGVATDIQKIAAIVHRHDIPLIVDEAHGPHLHFHEDLPMSAVDAGADICCQSTHKILGAMTQMSLLHVNSDRVDPTRVQQILSLLHTTSPSYPLMASLDCARRQIAIHGRELLSRTIELANYARAEINKIPGMYSFGEEIVGKEGIFAFDPTKLTVSAKALGITGFDLETILTDEYNIQVELSDFYNVLGLITIGDTKESVDTLIKALQDISDRYFNTKEIKKIRNSRIPAIPEQELIPREAFYSETSKVPFSESLGKICAEMIMAYPPGIPIIIPGERISKEVINYIEELREQKTHLQGMEDPNLEYINIIEDEDAMYLYTEKMKNRIFGVPLNLGADRSGIEFGIDVLVENFSDTFDEIEMVDIEKQREDFNVPMMKYKNTILNTCEKIAKLVDESIEDGYRPITIGGDHSIALGTISGVAKSNPNLGVVWIDAHADMNTEETTISGNIHGMPLAFLQGEGDTDMVNCYFEGAKIKPENVIILGARDIDVREYDVIEKLGVKVIPYDDVMRKGIDAVLDEIGDYLKVSDIHISFDVDSLNPKFAPGVSTPVKNGFDEDDIFKTFKYLFKNYFITSVDIVEYNPVYDKSLKTAAIVRDITEYMINPIY; the protein is encoded by the coding sequence ATGGCTAAATTAGACCAAAATTTGACACCATTATTTACTGTACTGAAAGATGTATATGCTAAAAGAAATATCACACCTTTCCATGTACCTGGACACAAACAAGGTAAAGGAATGGATGAAGAATTTTTAAATTTTATTGGAGAAAATCCTTTAAAAATTGATGTAACTATTTTTAAAATGGTTGATGGTTTACACCATCCTAAAAGTTGTATTAAAGAAGCTCAAGAATTAGCTGCTGATGCCTATGGAGTTAAAAAGAGTTTCTTTGCTGTAAATGGAACATCTGGTGCTATTCAGGCCATGATTCTTTCAGTTGTAAAAGCTGGAGAAAAGATATTAATTCCTAGAAATGTTCATAAATCAGTTTCTGCTGGAATTATTTTAGCTGGAGCAATACCTGTATACATGAATCCTGTTATAGACAATGATTTAGGAATAGCTCATGGAGTTAGACCTAGTACTGTTGAAAAAATGTTAGAATTACATCCTGATGCAAAAGCTGTACTTATTATTAACCCTACTTACTATGGTGTAGCTACTGATATTCAAAAAATAGCTGCTATTGTACACAGACATGATATTCCTTTAATAGTTGATGAAGCTCATGGTCCTCATCTTCATTTCCATGAAGATTTACCAATGTCAGCTGTTGATGCTGGAGCTGATATTTGTTGTCAAAGCACTCATAAAATTCTTGGAGCAATGACTCAAATGTCTTTATTACATGTTAATTCTGATAGAGTTGACCCTACAAGAGTTCAACAAATTTTAAGTTTACTTCATACAACATCACCATCTTATCCATTAATGGCTTCTTTAGACTGTGCTAGAAGACAAATAGCTATTCATGGAAGAGAACTTTTATCTAGAACTATTGAACTAGCTAACTATGCTAGAGCTGAAATAAATAAAATTCCTGGAATGTATTCTTTTGGAGAAGAGATAGTTGGAAAAGAGGGAATATTTGCCTTTGACCCTACTAAATTAACTGTATCTGCAAAAGCTTTAGGAATAACTGGATTTGACTTAGAAACTATATTAACAGATGAATATAATATTCAAGTTGAACTTTCTGATTTCTATAATGTTTTAGGACTTATTACAATTGGAGATACAAAAGAAAGTGTTGATACTTTAATAAAAGCTTTACAAGATATCAGTGATAGATATTTCAATACAAAAGAAATTAAAAAAATAAGAAATTCAAGAATACCTGCTATTCCTGAACAAGAACTTATCCCAAGGGAAGCTTTTTATAGTGAAACTTCAAAAGTTCCTTTCTCTGAAAGTTTAGGAAAAATTTGTGCTGAAATGATAATGGCATATCCACCTGGTATCCCTATTATCATTCCTGGAGAAAGAATTAGTAAAGAAGTTATCAATTATATAGAAGAACTTCGTGAACAAAAAACACATTTACAAGGTATGGAAGACCCTAATCTTGAATATATAAATATCATTGAAGATGAAGATGCTATGTATTTATATACAGAGAAAATGAAAAACAGAATATTTGGAGTTCCTTTAAATTTAGGAGCTGATAGGTCTGGTATTGAATTTGGTATAGATGTTCTTGTAGAAAACTTCTCTGATACATTTGATGAAATTGAAATGGTTGATATTGAAAAACAAAGAGAAGATTTCAATGTTCCTATGATGAAATATAAAAATACTATATTAAATACTTGTGAAAAAATAGCAAAACTTGTAGATGAATCTATAGAAGATGGATATAGACCAATAACAATTGGAGGAGACCATTCAATTGCTTTAGGAACTATATCTGGAGTTGCTAAATCTAACCCTAATCTTGGAGTTGTTTGGATAGATGCTCATGCTGATATGAATACAGAAGAGACTACTATCAGTGGAAATATTCATGGAATGCCTTTAGCTTTCTTACAAGGTGAGGGAGATACTGATATGGTTAACTGTTACTTTGAAGGAGCTAAAATAAAACCTGAAAATGTTATTATTTTAGGTGCTAGAGATATTGATGTTAGAGAATATGATGTTATTGAAAAACTTGGAGTAAAAGTTATTCCTTATGATGATGTTATGCGTAAAGGAATAGATGCTGTACTTGACGAAATTGGAGATTATTTAAAGGTTTCTGATATTCATATAAGTTTTGACGTAGACTCTTTAAATCCTAAATTTGCTCCTGGAGTAAGTACTCCTGTAAAAAATGGATTTGATGAAGATGATATTTTCAAAACATTTAAATATCTATTCAAAAATTACTTTATAACTTCTGTTGATATTGTTGAGTATAACCCAGTTTATGATAAGAGTTTAAAAACTGCAGCTATTGTAAGAGATATTACAGAATATATGATTAACCCTATTTATTAA
- a CDS encoding DJ-1/PfpI family protein: protein MKKILIFLSNGIEILEVAPFIDIFGWNSVVGDKKEKIKVETMSFGKIKSTWNLSIETELNFETKEINIEEYNALVIPGGFGMAGFFIDGKKEKIQNLIREFYKKNKMIIGICTGAIILGEAGILKNKKATTYFLDNKRYFNQLKKFGAIEIEKDIVRDENIITSANPKSALEVAFYLLEILTSKENSQIVKYNMGYKF from the coding sequence TTGAAAAAAATTTTAATTTTTTTATCAAATGGAATTGAGATATTAGAAGTAGCTCCCTTTATAGATATTTTTGGTTGGAATTCAGTAGTTGGAGATAAAAAAGAAAAAATTAAAGTAGAAACTATGTCTTTTGGAAAAATAAAAAGTACATGGAATTTATCAATAGAAACAGAACTAAATTTTGAAACTAAAGAAATAAATATAGAAGAATACAATGCTTTAGTTATTCCTGGAGGTTTTGGAATGGCTGGTTTTTTTATAGATGGAAAAAAAGAAAAAATTCAAAATTTGATTAGAGAATTTTATAAAAAAAATAAAATGATAATAGGAATATGTACAGGCGCTATAATATTAGGAGAAGCAGGAATATTAAAGAATAAAAAAGCTACTACATATTTTTTAGATAATAAAAGATATTTTAATCAATTAAAAAAATTTGGAGCTATAGAAATAGAAAAGGATATAGTGAGAGATGAAAATATTATTACATCAGCTAATCCAAAATCAGCTTTAGAAGTGGCTTTTTATCTTTTAGAAATATTGACTTCTAAAGAAAATAGTCAGATAGTAAAATATAATATGGGATATAAATTTTAA
- a CDS encoding FKBP-type peptidyl-prolyl cis-trans isomerase, whose translation MQELREKLAQERAKGNTNSVSEGKVVTVEFKVYDNDTNELLEDTREVGPFFYIQGMGAFVPKIEEALTGKKAGYKDTITLTVEEGYGERDEELVVEMDRKDFVEFEDIYIGLDFIADLEDGSEQSFVITKIEDDVVTADGNHPFAGRNVRFELELIGVREATEKELEFGEPLFEGF comes from the coding sequence ATACAAGAACTTAGAGAAAAATTAGCTCAAGAAAGAGCTAAGGGAAATACAAATAGTGTTTCTGAAGGAAAAGTAGTAACTGTAGAGTTTAAAGTTTATGATAATGATACAAATGAATTATTAGAAGATACTAGAGAAGTTGGACCTTTCTTCTATATTCAAGGAATGGGAGCTTTTGTTCCTAAAATAGAAGAAGCATTAACAGGAAAAAAAGCAGGATATAAAGATACAATTACTTTAACTGTTGAAGAGGGATATGGAGAGCGTGACGAAGAGTTAGTAGTAGAGATGGATAGAAAAGACTTTGTAGAATTTGAAGATATCTATATAGGTCTTGATTTTATAGCTGACTTAGAAGATGGTTCTGAACAATCTTTTGTTATTACTAAAATAGAAGATGATGTAGTAACTGCTGATGGAAATCATCCATTTGCTGGAAGAAATGTAAGATTTGAATTAGAATTAATAGGTGTTAGAGAAGCAACAGAAAAAGAATTAGAATTTGGAGAGCCTTTATTTGAAGGATTTTAA
- the rpiB gene encoding ribose 5-phosphate isomerase B, with protein sequence MKIALGCDHGGYELKETVKKHLLEKGYKVLDLGCHSTESVNYPIYGKAVGEAVVKKEADYGIVICGTGIGISIAANKVKGVRAALCMNTTMARLTREHNNANVLAFGARMVGDVLALEMVDTFLTTDFAGGRHTARVEMLED encoded by the coding sequence ATGAAAATAGCCTTAGGTTGTGACCATGGTGGATATGAGTTAAAAGAAACTGTAAAAAAACATTTATTAGAAAAAGGATATAAAGTTTTAGATTTAGGATGTCATTCTACAGAATCCGTAAATTATCCTATATATGGAAAAGCTGTGGGAGAAGCTGTAGTTAAAAAAGAGGCTGATTATGGAATTGTAATTTGTGGTACAGGAATTGGAATTTCAATAGCAGCTAATAAAGTAAAAGGAGTAAGAGCTGCTCTTTGTATGAATACAACAATGGCTAGACTTACAAGAGAGCATAATAATGCTAATGTTCTAGCTTTTGGGGCAAGAATGGTTGGAGATGTATTAGCTCTTGAAATGGTAGATACATTTTTAACTACAGATTTTGCTGGAGGAAGACATACAGCAAGAGTTGAAATGTTAGAAGATTAA
- a CDS encoding histidine triad nucleotide-binding protein has translation MATIFTKIINREIPANIVYENEKVIAFKDINPQAPVHILVVPKKEIPTINDITEEDKELIGEMYLAIGKIAKELGIAEEGYRVITNCNEFGGQEVFHIHFHLLGGKKLGTLV, from the coding sequence ATGGCTACAATTTTTACTAAAATAATTAATAGAGAAATACCAGCAAATATAGTTTATGAAAATGAAAAGGTTATAGCTTTTAAAGATATAAATCCACAGGCTCCTGTTCATATATTAGTTGTTCCTAAAAAAGAGATACCAACTATAAATGATATTACAGAGGAAGATAAAGAGTTAATAGGAGAAATGTATTTAGCTATAGGAAAAATAGCAAAAGAATTAGGAATAGCAGAAGAGGGATACAGAGTAATTACAAATTGTAATGAGTTTGGTGGACAAGAAGTGTTTCATATACATTTTCATCTTTTAGGTGGAAAAAAATTAGGAACATTAGTATAA
- the nhaC gene encoding Na+/H+ antiporter NhaC — protein sequence MKKETTSKVVKETKFIHALIPLVFLIISLGYTIRYTNAAPHIPIIISGMLAACIAMFFLNYRWEVILEGILETIKSSMEAALILLIIGMVVGSWIISGVVPTMIFYGLKIMSPSIFLPATLLLSLIVAIATGSSWSTAATIGIALMGVGAGLGIPSPITAGAIISGAYMGDKLSPLSDTTNLAPAMAGSDLFDHIKAMLFTTIPAFVITIILFSIIGMKYSQIEVDASVLNSILITLDEQFYISPILFVVPLITIGLVVKKVPAIPGLLFGSIIGGIAAVVFQKVPLKDFITSLQVGYVSNSGNEMVDALLTRGGMNSMMWTVALIVCALFLGGVMEKTGMLNVLAMKILSIANSTGSLILATLLTALAVNILAAEQYLSIVITGRIFKDVYKEKNLHPVTLSRALEDSGTMTSPLIPWNSCGAYMIATLGIAPWTYVPYCFMNIISPIISCIYGYTGFTIKYLNKEEKREKNNLKQRVATIIGAVTK from the coding sequence ATGAAAAAAGAAACAACATCAAAAGTAGTCAAAGAAACAAAATTTATTCATGCACTAATACCATTGGTATTCTTAATAATATCTTTAGGATATACAATAAGGTATACTAATGCAGCTCCCCATATTCCAATTATAATTTCTGGGATGTTAGCCGCTTGTATAGCTATGTTCTTTTTAAATTATAGGTGGGAAGTAATACTTGAAGGAATATTAGAAACAATAAAATCTTCAATGGAAGCAGCTTTAATATTGTTAATAATAGGAATGGTAGTAGGAAGTTGGATTATATCTGGTGTTGTTCCTACAATGATTTTTTATGGATTAAAAATAATGTCTCCAAGTATATTTTTACCAGCAACTCTTTTACTTTCTTTGATTGTGGCAATAGCTACAGGAAGTTCTTGGAGTACGGCAGCCACAATAGGAATTGCTTTAATGGGAGTTGGAGCTGGTTTAGGAATACCGTCTCCTATAACAGCTGGAGCGATAATTTCAGGAGCATATATGGGGGATAAATTATCACCATTATCTGATACAACAAACTTAGCTCCAGCAATGGCAGGTTCAGATTTATTTGACCATATAAAAGCTATGTTATTTACAACAATACCAGCTTTTGTGATTACAATAATTTTATTTTCTATAATAGGAATGAAATATTCTCAAATAGAGGTAGATGCCTCAGTATTAAATTCAATTTTAATAACTTTAGATGAACAATTTTATATAAGTCCTATATTATTTGTTGTTCCATTAATAACAATAGGATTGGTAGTAAAAAAAGTTCCAGCTATTCCAGGACTTTTATTTGGAAGTATAATAGGAGGAATAGCAGCTGTTGTTTTTCAAAAAGTTCCATTAAAAGATTTTATAACAAGTTTACAAGTTGGATATGTTTCTAATTCAGGAAATGAAATGGTAGATGCGTTATTAACTCGTGGTGGAATGAATAGTATGATGTGGACAGTAGCTTTGATAGTGTGTGCTCTTTTCTTAGGTGGAGTAATGGAAAAAACAGGAATGTTAAATGTTTTAGCTATGAAAATTTTGAGTATAGCAAATTCAACAGGAAGTCTAATATTAGCTACTTTATTAACAGCTTTAGCTGTAAATATTTTGGCAGCAGAACAGTATCTTTCAATAGTAATAACAGGAAGAATATTTAAAGATGTATATAAGGAAAAAAATTTACATCCAGTAACTTTATCAAGAGCATTAGAAGATTCAGGAACAATGACTTCTCCACTTATTCCTTGGAATAGTTGTGGAGCTTATATGATAGCAACTTTAGGAATAGCTCCTTGGACATATGTTCCCTATTGTTTTATGAATATTATTAGCCCAATTATTTCATGTATTTATGGATATACAGGATTTACAATAAAATATCTTAATAAAGAGGAAAAAAGAGAAAAAAATAATTTAAAGCAAAGAGTAGCAACTATAATAGGAGCTGTAACTAAATAG